In Salarias fasciatus chromosome 20, fSalaFa1.1, whole genome shotgun sequence, a single window of DNA contains:
- the tardbpa gene encoding TAR DNA binding protein, like isoform X3, translating to MSELYIRVAEDENEEPMEIPSEDDGTVLLSSVAAQFPGACGLRYRNPESQCMRGVRLVEGVLHAPENDWGNLVYVVNYPKDNKRKMEEIDAASAVKIKRGFQKTSDLIVLGLPWKTTEQDLKDYFSTFGEVIMVQVKRDAKTGNSKGFGFVRFTEYETQAKVIAQRHMIDGRWCDCKLPNSKGGASWFSQACPDEPLRSRKIFVGRCTEDMTTDDLRQYFMQYGEVTDVFIPKPFRAFAFVTFADDQVAQALCGEDLIVKGVSVHISNAEPKHNNSRQMMDRGRFGAVHQLFPNFPGGSASLAAMFDRSQYQFPSSHV from the exons ATGTCCGAGCTGTACATTCGGGTAGCTGAGGACGAAAATGAGGAGCCCATGGAGATCCCCTCGGAGGACGACGGGACGGTGCTGCTGTCGTCGGTGGCGGCTCAGTTTCCAGGGGCTTGCGGGCTGCGCTACAGAAACCCGGAGTCCCAGTGCATGAGGGGGGTCCGGCTGGTCGAGGGGGTCCTGCATGCTCCCGAGAACGACTGGGGGAATCTGGTCTATGTCGTCAACTACCCCAAAG ATAACAAAAGGAAGATGGAAGAAATTGATGCTGCCTCAGCTGTGAAAATTAAAAGGGGCTTTCAGAAGACATCAGATCTCATTGTCCTCGGGTTGCCTTGGAAAACAACAGAGCAAGACCTGAAAGATTATTTCAGTACCTTTGGGGAGGTCATCATGGTACAG gtCAAGAGAGATGCAAAGACCGGCAACTCAAAAGGCTTTGGGTTTGTGCGCTTCACCGAGTATGAGACTCAAGCTAAAGTCATCGCTCAGAGACACATGATCGATGGACGATGGTGCGACTGCAAACTTCCCAACTCAAAG GGTGGTGCTTCTTGGTTTTCTCAGGCGTGTCCAGATGAGCCCCTGAGAAGCCGTAAAATATTTGTTGGCCGCTGCACAGAGGACATGACAACTGATGACCTGAGGCAGTACTTCATGCAGTATGGTGAAGTCACAGATGTCTTCATCCCTAAACCTTTCCGGGCGTTTGCTTTTGTCACGTTTGCCGACGATCAG GTCGCCCAAGCCCTGTGTGGAGAAGACCTGATCGTCAAGGGTGTCAGCGTGCACATCTCCAACGCTGAGCCCAAACACAATAATAGTAGGCAAATGATGGATCGAGGGCGGTTTGGTGCCG TTCACCAACTCTTTCCCAATTTCCCGGGAGGAAGCGCCTCATTGGCTGCAATGTTCGACAGATCTCAGTATCAGTTCCCCTCCTCCCATGTGTAA
- the tardbpa gene encoding TAR DNA binding protein, like isoform X2 produces MSELYIRVAEDENEEPMEIPSEDDGTVLLSSVAAQFPGACGLRYRNPESQCMRGVRLVEGVLHAPENDWGNLVYVVNYPKDNKRKMEEIDAASAVKIKRGFQKTSDLIVLGLPWKTTEQDLKDYFSTFGEVIMVQVKRDAKTGNSKGFGFVRFTEYETQAKVIAQRHMIDGRWCDCKLPNSKACPDEPLRSRKIFVGRCTEDMTTDDLRQYFMQYGEVTDVFIPKPFRAFAFVTFADDQVAQALCGEDLIVKGVSVHISNAEPKHNNSRQMMDRGRFGAGGFSQGYGSSRGGLGSSSGGVNFGALGLNPAMVAAAQAALQSSWGMMGMLANQQGLTTAAGTATTTRDQTYSSASTSYSSPSSASLGWAAGTNTASNSFSSGFGTSMETKSSSWGM; encoded by the exons ATGTCCGAGCTGTACATTCGGGTAGCTGAGGACGAAAATGAGGAGCCCATGGAGATCCCCTCGGAGGACGACGGGACGGTGCTGCTGTCGTCGGTGGCGGCTCAGTTTCCAGGGGCTTGCGGGCTGCGCTACAGAAACCCGGAGTCCCAGTGCATGAGGGGGGTCCGGCTGGTCGAGGGGGTCCTGCATGCTCCCGAGAACGACTGGGGGAATCTGGTCTATGTCGTCAACTACCCCAAAG ATAACAAAAGGAAGATGGAAGAAATTGATGCTGCCTCAGCTGTGAAAATTAAAAGGGGCTTTCAGAAGACATCAGATCTCATTGTCCTCGGGTTGCCTTGGAAAACAACAGAGCAAGACCTGAAAGATTATTTCAGTACCTTTGGGGAGGTCATCATGGTACAG gtCAAGAGAGATGCAAAGACCGGCAACTCAAAAGGCTTTGGGTTTGTGCGCTTCACCGAGTATGAGACTCAAGCTAAAGTCATCGCTCAGAGACACATGATCGATGGACGATGGTGCGACTGCAAACTTCCCAACTCAAAG GCGTGTCCAGATGAGCCCCTGAGAAGCCGTAAAATATTTGTTGGCCGCTGCACAGAGGACATGACAACTGATGACCTGAGGCAGTACTTCATGCAGTATGGTGAAGTCACAGATGTCTTCATCCCTAAACCTTTCCGGGCGTTTGCTTTTGTCACGTTTGCCGACGATCAG GTCGCCCAAGCCCTGTGTGGAGAAGACCTGATCGTCAAGGGTGTCAGCGTGCACATCTCCAACGCTGAGCCCAAACACAATAATAGTAGGCAAATGATGGATCGAGGGCGGTTTGGTGCCGGTGGGTTCAGCCAGGGTTATGGCAGTAGTCGTGGGGGGCTGGGCAGCAGTAGTGGAGGAGTTAACTTTGGGGCTCTCGGCCTTAATCCAGCAATGGTGGCCGCCGCACAGGCAGCGCTGCAGAGCAGTTGGGGAATGATGGGCATGCTGGCTAACCAGCAGGGTctaaccacagcggcaggcacGGCCACGACCACCCGAGACCAGACCTACAGCTCGGCTAGCACCAGTTACAGCAGTCCCAGCTCGGCCAGCCTGGGCTGGGCTGCAGGCACTAACACGGCCTCCAACAGCTTCAGCTCCGGCTTTGGCACCTCAATGGAGACCAAGTCTTCTAGTTGGGGAATGTAG
- the tardbpa gene encoding TAR DNA binding protein, like isoform X1 produces the protein MSELYIRVAEDENEEPMEIPSEDDGTVLLSSVAAQFPGACGLRYRNPESQCMRGVRLVEGVLHAPENDWGNLVYVVNYPKDNKRKMEEIDAASAVKIKRGFQKTSDLIVLGLPWKTTEQDLKDYFSTFGEVIMVQVKRDAKTGNSKGFGFVRFTEYETQAKVIAQRHMIDGRWCDCKLPNSKGGASWFSQACPDEPLRSRKIFVGRCTEDMTTDDLRQYFMQYGEVTDVFIPKPFRAFAFVTFADDQVAQALCGEDLIVKGVSVHISNAEPKHNNSRQMMDRGRFGAGGFSQGYGSSRGGLGSSSGGVNFGALGLNPAMVAAAQAALQSSWGMMGMLANQQGLTTAAGTATTTRDQTYSSASTSYSSPSSASLGWAAGTNTASNSFSSGFGTSMETKSSSWGM, from the exons ATGTCCGAGCTGTACATTCGGGTAGCTGAGGACGAAAATGAGGAGCCCATGGAGATCCCCTCGGAGGACGACGGGACGGTGCTGCTGTCGTCGGTGGCGGCTCAGTTTCCAGGGGCTTGCGGGCTGCGCTACAGAAACCCGGAGTCCCAGTGCATGAGGGGGGTCCGGCTGGTCGAGGGGGTCCTGCATGCTCCCGAGAACGACTGGGGGAATCTGGTCTATGTCGTCAACTACCCCAAAG ATAACAAAAGGAAGATGGAAGAAATTGATGCTGCCTCAGCTGTGAAAATTAAAAGGGGCTTTCAGAAGACATCAGATCTCATTGTCCTCGGGTTGCCTTGGAAAACAACAGAGCAAGACCTGAAAGATTATTTCAGTACCTTTGGGGAGGTCATCATGGTACAG gtCAAGAGAGATGCAAAGACCGGCAACTCAAAAGGCTTTGGGTTTGTGCGCTTCACCGAGTATGAGACTCAAGCTAAAGTCATCGCTCAGAGACACATGATCGATGGACGATGGTGCGACTGCAAACTTCCCAACTCAAAG GGTGGTGCTTCTTGGTTTTCTCAGGCGTGTCCAGATGAGCCCCTGAGAAGCCGTAAAATATTTGTTGGCCGCTGCACAGAGGACATGACAACTGATGACCTGAGGCAGTACTTCATGCAGTATGGTGAAGTCACAGATGTCTTCATCCCTAAACCTTTCCGGGCGTTTGCTTTTGTCACGTTTGCCGACGATCAG GTCGCCCAAGCCCTGTGTGGAGAAGACCTGATCGTCAAGGGTGTCAGCGTGCACATCTCCAACGCTGAGCCCAAACACAATAATAGTAGGCAAATGATGGATCGAGGGCGGTTTGGTGCCGGTGGGTTCAGCCAGGGTTATGGCAGTAGTCGTGGGGGGCTGGGCAGCAGTAGTGGAGGAGTTAACTTTGGGGCTCTCGGCCTTAATCCAGCAATGGTGGCCGCCGCACAGGCAGCGCTGCAGAGCAGTTGGGGAATGATGGGCATGCTGGCTAACCAGCAGGGTctaaccacagcggcaggcacGGCCACGACCACCCGAGACCAGACCTACAGCTCGGCTAGCACCAGTTACAGCAGTCCCAGCTCGGCCAGCCTGGGCTGGGCTGCAGGCACTAACACGGCCTCCAACAGCTTCAGCTCCGGCTTTGGCACCTCAATGGAGACCAAGTCTTCTAGTTGGGGAATGTAG